One segment of Rosa chinensis cultivar Old Blush chromosome 6, RchiOBHm-V2, whole genome shotgun sequence DNA contains the following:
- the LOC112174137 gene encoding ER lumen protein-retaining receptor erd-2.2: protein MKGGKGPTHAVATWVRRQPPKIKAFLAVVSGMAALVVLRMIVHDHDNLFVAAEAVHSLGISVLIYKLMKEKTCAGISLKSQELTALFLAVRLYCSLVMEYDIHTILDSATLVTTLWVIYMIRFKLRSSYMDDKDNFAIYYVVIPCALLSLAVHPTTHHFIVNRIGWAFCVYLEAVSVLPQLRVMQNTKIIEPFTAHYVFALGVARFLSCAHWVLQVLDSRGQILTTLGYGLWPGMVLLSEIVQTFILADFCYYYVKSAVDGQLVLRLPSGVV from the exons ATGAAGGGAGGCAAAGGGCCCACCCACGCGGTGGCGACATGGGTCCGGCGACAGCCGCCGAAGATCAAGGCTTTTTTGGCGGTGGTGTCGGGAATGGCCGCCTTGGTGGTCCTCCGAATGATCGTGCACGACCACGACAACCTCTTCGTGGCGGCGGAGGCTGTCCACTCCCTCGGAATCTCCGTCCTCATCTACAAGCTCATGAAAGAGAAGACTTGCGCCG GAATTTCACTCAAGTCGCAGGAATTGACGGCTCTGTTTCTAGCTGTGAGGCTGTATTGTAGTTTGGTCATGGAATATGACATACACACGATACTGGATTCGGCTACATTGGTGACCACGCTTTGGGTTATTTATATGATTCGGTTTAAGCTCAGGTCTAGCTACATGGATGACAAGGACAACTTCGCAATCTACTATGTG GTGATTCCGTGTGCTCTGCTTTCATTAGCTGTACATCCCACGACACATCATTTTATTGTAAACCGAATTGGCTGGGCATTCTGTGTTTATCTTGAAGCTGTATCAGTACTACCTCAGCTTCGAGTCATGCAAAACACTAAG ATCATTGAACCTTTTACGGCACATTATGTTTTTGCCCTGGGAGTTGCACGGTTCTTGAGTTGCGCACATTGGGTCCTCCAG GTATTGGATTCTCGAGGACAGATACTGACAACTTTAGGTTATGGGTTGTGGCCTGGTATGGTTCTTCTCTCAGAAATTGTCCAGACCTTCATACTTGCTGATTTTTGCTACTACTATGTCAAAAG TGCTGTTGATGGGCAACTTGTTCTACGCTTACCCTCTGGGGTTGTCTAA
- the LOC112172260 gene encoding uncharacterized protein LOC112172260 isoform X2 translates to MEAEQQGPTTMEPILGYYTSYFSPREFEIAEIMVGLPDIISELDDRPRIRVPWGHKKKRSALAVQDQRVRNNKSPSSSTVVRLRLLSSSSSPSPGSKVPATNVVKVERSSPNTPLSFESDEKPSQLRSKVVVGKREIQNVKDYKEKLIKFNVVLQSRKQELKMQRLIQKEPRSKIEEQKLNLDMKLGQPTPIQTSIVICAPTIVEQERYHQLSAPHHYQTLDHTAQTRGAVIIENHGYLSSTTQVASTSLPSSSVNATGLRLVSCNNNGGLIPDHGFSSFPNQNCGSAFVTKNLYRAVSAQRRHERYQKNRVKKTSLSGQRRSQEL, encoded by the exons ATGGAAGCAGAGCAGCAAGGACCAACAACAATGGAGCCCATCCTCGGCTACTACACCTCCTACTTCTCACCTCGGGAGTTCGAAATCGCCGAAATCATGGTCGGACTTCCTGACATCATCTCCGAATTAGACGACCGCCCTCGAATTCGGGTCCCGTGGGGCCACAAGAAGAAGAGATCTGCGCTGGCTGTACAAGACCAAAGAGTTCGGAACAACAAGTCGCCGTCGTCGTCGACTGTGGTTCGGCTTCGGTTGCTGTCGTCCTCGTCTTCCCCGAGTCCTGGGTCGAAAGTTCCGGCCACTAATGTTGTCAAGGTCGAGAGGTCGAGCCCCAACACGCCGCTGTCGTTTGAATCCGATGAGAAGCCTAGTCAGTTGAGAAGTAAAGTGGTGGTCGGAAAGAGG GAGATACAGAATGTGAAGGATTATAAGGAAAAGCTGATTAAATTTAATGTGGTATTGCAGTCGAGGAAGCAAGAG CTGAAAATGCAAAGATTGATTCAGAAAGAACCTCGATCGAAAATTGAGGAACAAAAGCTGAATCTTGATATGAAATTGGGCCAACCCACGCCCATACAAACATCCATAGTCATTTGTGCCCCTACTATTGTTGAACAAGAGCGTTATCATCAACTAAGTGCTCCTCATCACTATCAAACCCTGGATCACACCGCTCAAACTCGAGGCGCAGTAATTATTGAGAATCATGGGTATCTATCATCTACTACTCAAGTGGCCTCAACCTCTTTGCCATCTAGCAGTGTCAATGCTACTGGATTGAGATTGGTAAGCTGCAATAACAATGGAGGCTTAATTCCTGATCAcggcttttcttcttttcctaaCCAGAATTGTGGCTCCGCCTTTGTTACCAAGAATCTCTATAGGGCTGTGTCTGCACAAAGAAGGCATGAGAGATATCAGAAAAATAGGGTTAAAAAAACCTCTCTTTCAGGTCAAAGACGGAGTCAAGAGTTATAG
- the LOC112172260 gene encoding uncharacterized protein LOC112172260 isoform X1 has translation MEAEQQGPTTMEPILGYYTSYFSPREFEIAEIMVGLPDIISELDDRPRIRVPWGHKKKRSALAVQDQRVRNNKSPSSSTVVRLRLLSSSSSPSPGSKVPATNVVKVERSSPNTPLSFESDEKPSQLRSKVVVGKRKREEWLEVINGLVKRKELLHKEIQNVKDYKEKLIKFNVVLQSRKQELKMQRLIQKEPRSKIEEQKLNLDMKLGQPTPIQTSIVICAPTIVEQERYHQLSAPHHYQTLDHTAQTRGAVIIENHGYLSSTTQVASTSLPSSSVNATGLRLVSCNNNGGLIPDHGFSSFPNQNCGSAFVTKNLYRAVSAQRRHERYQKNRVKKTSLSGQRRSQEL, from the exons ATGGAAGCAGAGCAGCAAGGACCAACAACAATGGAGCCCATCCTCGGCTACTACACCTCCTACTTCTCACCTCGGGAGTTCGAAATCGCCGAAATCATGGTCGGACTTCCTGACATCATCTCCGAATTAGACGACCGCCCTCGAATTCGGGTCCCGTGGGGCCACAAGAAGAAGAGATCTGCGCTGGCTGTACAAGACCAAAGAGTTCGGAACAACAAGTCGCCGTCGTCGTCGACTGTGGTTCGGCTTCGGTTGCTGTCGTCCTCGTCTTCCCCGAGTCCTGGGTCGAAAGTTCCGGCCACTAATGTTGTCAAGGTCGAGAGGTCGAGCCCCAACACGCCGCTGTCGTTTGAATCCGATGAGAAGCCTAGTCAGTTGAGAAGTAAAGTGGTGGTCGGAAAGAGG AAAAGAGAGGAATGGCTGGAGGTGATAAATGGACTAGTGAAGCGCAAAGAATTGCTACATAAA GAGATACAGAATGTGAAGGATTATAAGGAAAAGCTGATTAAATTTAATGTGGTATTGCAGTCGAGGAAGCAAGAG CTGAAAATGCAAAGATTGATTCAGAAAGAACCTCGATCGAAAATTGAGGAACAAAAGCTGAATCTTGATATGAAATTGGGCCAACCCACGCCCATACAAACATCCATAGTCATTTGTGCCCCTACTATTGTTGAACAAGAGCGTTATCATCAACTAAGTGCTCCTCATCACTATCAAACCCTGGATCACACCGCTCAAACTCGAGGCGCAGTAATTATTGAGAATCATGGGTATCTATCATCTACTACTCAAGTGGCCTCAACCTCTTTGCCATCTAGCAGTGTCAATGCTACTGGATTGAGATTGGTAAGCTGCAATAACAATGGAGGCTTAATTCCTGATCAcggcttttcttcttttcctaaCCAGAATTGTGGCTCCGCCTTTGTTACCAAGAATCTCTATAGGGCTGTGTCTGCACAAAGAAGGCATGAGAGATATCAGAAAAATAGGGTTAAAAAAACCTCTCTTTCAGGTCAAAGACGGAGTCAAGAGTTATAG
- the LOC112169195 gene encoding protein GLUTAMINE DUMPER 4-like: MHDDDNCNNWRCSAWNNPVLYLAAGFAAVFLFLRLGLSIWIFYEKRRQIMAQQHDHRLSSASQDLESNGTVTSNSTDRVHQREWELESVNGGGEASDCKEGKVSDDKVLVIMAGDDKPTFLATPM; this comes from the coding sequence ATGCACGACGATGATAACTGTAACAACTGGCGGTGCTCGGCGTGGAACAATCCGGTGCTTTATTTGGCGGCGGGGTTTGCAGCCGTGTTCCTTTTCCTGCGGCTAGGGCTCTCCATCTGGATTTTTTACGAGAAGCGGAGGCAGATAATGGCTCAACAACACGATCACAGATTATCATCAGCTTCACAAGACTTGGAGAGTAATGGGACGGTTACTAGTAATAGTACTGATCGTGTTCATCAGAGAGAATGGGAATTGGAGAGTGTTAATGGTGGTGGTGAGGCCAGCGATTGCAAGGAAGGGAAAGTTTCCGACGATAAGGTTTTGGTGATAATGGCCGGAGATGACAAACCTACCTTCTTGGCCACGCCAATGTGA
- the LOC112173223 gene encoding probable alkaline/neutral invertase D has protein sequence MSPTAAAENGSVRSSHEAAGSIFDIGDSEILKLLERPRTINVERKRSFDERSFSEMSNIEHLEYMSSSVLNTATPRSCYDSHFMVSDAWETLRRSVVHFRGQPVGTLAAVDGSVEQLNYDQVFVRDFVPSALAFLMNGEEEIVKNFLLKTLRLQSWEKIVDEFKLGAGVMPASFKVEHDQVRKNDTITADFGESAIGRVAPVDSGFWWIILLRAYTKSTGNSSLAELPECQNGIRLILSLCLSEGFDTFPTLLCADGCCMIDRRMGVYGYPIEIQALFFMALRCACFLLKQDDVGKEFVERITDRLHALSFHMRSYFWLDLKQLNDIYRYKTEEYSHTAVNKFNVMPDSLPDWVFDFMPSRGGYFIGNVSPARMDFRWFCLGNCVAILSSLATPEQSAAIMDLIEERWDELVGEMPLKICYPSIESHEYRIVTGCDPKNTKWSYHNGGSWPVLLWLLTAACIKTGRPQIARRAIDLTESRLSKDHWPEYYDGKSGSYIGKQARKFQTWSIAGYLVAKMMLDDPSHLGMISLEEDKQMKPLIKRSASWTS, from the exons ATGTCTCCGACTGCCGCAGCGGAAAATGGAAGTGTAAGAAGTAGTCATGAGGCTGCCGGCAGCATCTTTGACATCGGTGACTCTGAAATTCTCAAGTTGTTGGAGAGACCTAGAACAATAAATGTGGAGAGGAAGAGGTCCTTTGATGAAAGATCATTCAGTGAAATGTCAAACATTGAACACCTCGAGTATATGTCCTCGTCAGTTTTGAACACTGCTACGCCTAGGTCATGCTATGACTCGCACTTCATGGTTTCCGATGCTTGGGAGACCTTGAGGCGCTCTGTTGTTCACTTTCGCGGCCAGCCTGTTGGGACTCTTGCTGCAGTCGACGGTTCCGTTGAACAACTTAACTATGATCAG GTATTTGTTAGAGACTTTGTCCCGAGTGCATTGGCCTTTTTGATGAATGGGGAAGAAGAAATAGTGAAGAACTTTCTTCTGAAAACGCTTCGCCTCCAATCATGGGAGAAAATAGTCGATGAGTTTAAGCTAGGAGCAGGGGTAATGCCAGCCAGTTTCAAAGTAGAGCACGACCAAGTAAGAAAGAATGATACAATCACTGCAGATTTTGGCGAGAGTGCAATAGGAAGAGTTGCTCCGGTTGATTCAGGGTTTTGGTGGATCATATTGCTTCGTGCTTACACAAAGTCTACCGGGAACTCTTCACTCGCCGAACTGCCCGAATGCCAAAACGGTATTCGCCTCATTCTCAGCCTCTGTCTATCCGAAGGCTTCGATACTTTCCCAACTCTGTTATGTGCTGATGGATGTTGTATGATTGATCGTAGAATG GGCGTGTATGGGTACCCCATAGAAATACAAGCACTGTTCTTCATGGCTTTGAGATGTGCTTGCTTCCTGCTCAAGCAAGACGATGTGGGTAAGGAATTTGTAGAGAGGATAACTGATCGTCTCCATGCTTTGAGCTTTCACATGCGGAGCTATTTCTGGCTGGACCTGAAGCAGCTCAATGATATATATCGCTATAAAACAGAGGAGTATTCTCACACAGCAGTGAACAAGTTCAATGTAATGCCCGATTCGCTTCCGGATTGGGTGTTCGATTTCATGCCCAGTCGTGGTGGCTACTTCATCGGAAATGTGAGCCCTGCGAGAATGGATTTCCGGTGGTTCTGTTTGGGTAATTGTGTGGCGATTCTGTCGTCTCTGGCAACCCCTGAGCAATCTGCAGCCATAATGGACCTTATTGAAGAACGTTGGGATGAGCTGGTTGGAGAAATGCCTTTGAAAATTTGTTATCCGAGCATTGAAAGCCATGAGTATCGAATTGTCACCGGCTGTGACCCCAAGAACACTAAGTGGAGTTACCACAATGGGGGCTCTTGGCCAG TGCTTCTATGGCTGTTGACAGCAGCATGTATAAAGACGGGACGTCCCCAAATTGCCAGGCGTGCGATTGATCTGACTGAAAGCCGGTTGTCGAAAGACCACTGGCCGGAGTACTATGATGGCAAGTCGGGGAGTTACATTGGAAAGCAGGCACGTAAGTTCCAAACATGGTCCATTGCAGGCTACTTGGTGGCGAAGATGATGTTGGATGATCCTTCTCATTTGGGGATGATATCACTAGAGGAAGATAAGCAAATGAAGCCCCTTATAAAAAGATCTGCTTCATGGACATCTTAG
- the LOC112173745 gene encoding uncharacterized protein LOC112173745 translates to MESAVIERKGSGKLGWREQTLASMSVPPSPLIALVGIVVLLLYLSSYSNYRAQMYKTQASFNLFLLFLPMILIFLAYYMTKYGRFMSPSTKEKVVNAQSGASPWGVSLFLGLMLMLVSYQSYFQSKWWPHWRAI, encoded by the coding sequence ATGGAGTCTGCTGTGATTGAAAGAAAGGGATCAGGGAAGCTAGGGTGGAGAGAGCAAACCCTAGCCTCCATGTCTGTACCTCCTTCTCCTCTGATTGCCCTAGTTGGGATAGTCGTGTTGTTATTGTACCTTTCGTCCTACTCAAATTACAGGGCCCAGATGTATAAGACCCAAGCTAGTTTCAAtctttttctcttgtttttgcCTATGATATTGATATTCCTGGCCTACTACATGACCAAGTATGGGAGGTTTATGAGTCCGTCGACGAAGGAGAAGGTGGTGAATGCTCAGTCCGGCGCGTCGCCTTGGGGGGTTAGTTTGTTCCTGGGGCTCATGCTGATGTTGGTCTCCTATCAGTCTTATTTTCAGTCCAAGTGGTGGCCGCACTGGCGTGCTATTTAG
- the LOC112173542 gene encoding interaptin, with protein sequence MGTVTRSKSSSESQNWEHIFNAMVQILQEQQSKLETMAKERKMLADRIRTEHDKWAFSVSQLQDQISQLEADLVTQEKGGVVEVAKLELLLGLKEREAVLFKFQKEDIKRDLDDFIRWVELHAKESSDSKVGGESSKRKGRNNSNTKLSKTINEEKRLSKGVDDDLRKLQQEYDKLALEKKTEVSALLSQKQFVWNQYNLLEKDYTSKLKSKQSEVDQADEKIQALLASMEQLQSSNKEKDDKIASLETDFTKLKEENSKVLRELESLRKSASASVTPVLNHCSAGTRAYNLRGKNSALDRSIVTVKKESSAAQLTDPLKNTKMGRSSSKRNGDDVITTEGTVKLFSSSFKVPKVKSHCPASGKSSTSSSGGG encoded by the exons ATGGGTACCGTAACGCGCTCTAAATCGTCGTCGGAAAGTCAAAATTGGGAGCATATATTCAACGCCATGGTCCAAATTTTACAGGAGCAGCAGTCCAAGCTGGAGACGATGGCCAAAGAGCGCAAAATGCTCGCCGATCGGATCAGAACGGAACACGACAAGTGGGCCTTCAGCGTCAGCCAATTGCAAGATCAAATTTCCCAG TTGGAGGCGGATTTGGTTACGCAAGAGAAGGGTGGTGTGGTTGAGGTGGCCAAATTGGAGTTGCTTCTGGGCTTGAAGGAAAGAGAGGCTGTTctcttcaaatttcaaaaag AGGATATAAAGAGGGACTTGGACGATTTTATAAGATGGGTTGAATTGCACGCCAAAGAATCCTCTGATTCGAAG GTAGGTGGGGAGAGCAGTAAACGAAAAGGAAGAAATAATAGCAATACAAAGTTGTCCAAAACTATTAATGAAGAAAAGCGGCTTTCTAAAGGTGTGGATGATGATCTGAGAAAGTTACAGCAGGAATATGATAAGCTTGCTTTGGAAAAGAAAACTGAGGTATCTGCACTCTTGTCTCAGAAGCAATTCGTGTGGAATCAGTATAATCTTTTGGAAAAAGACTACACCAGTAAACTAAAGAGTAAGCAGTCTGAAGTTGACCAGGCTGATGAAAAGATACAGGCTCTTCTTGCCAGTATGGAGCAATTACAGTcctcaaacaaagaaaaggatGATAAGATTGCATCATTAGAGACTgatttcaccaagctgaaggAAGAAAATTCCAAAGTTTTAAGGGAACTGGAGTCATTAAGAAAGTCTGCAAGTGCTTCCGTGACTCCTGTTTTGAACCACTGTTCAGCGGGAACCAGAGCATATAACTTGAGAGGCAAAAATAGTGCTCTTGATAGAAGTATTGTGACAGTCAAGAAAGAGTCATCTGCTGCACAACTTACTGATCCTCTTAAGAACACCAAAATG GGGAGGAGCAGTTCAAAGAGAAATGGAGATGATGTTATAACAACTGAGGGAACTGTAAAGTTGTTCTCGTCCAGCTTTAAAGTACCAAAAGTGAAGAGTCATTGTCCTGCATCTGGCAAATCTTCGACATCATCTTCCGGAGGGGGGTAG
- the LOC112169074 gene encoding gibberellin-regulated protein 1 → MNSRLVVVSVLLMMMVSLLAFSPVEADGVVVNNNAQHASLLDKIDCGGACTARCRLSSRPRLCKRACGTCCQRCSCVPPGTAGNYDVCPCYASLTTHGGRRKCP, encoded by the exons ATGAACTCCAGGCTTGTGGTTGTTTCGGTTCTCTTGATGATGATGGTTTCCCTTCTTGCTTTCAGTCCTGTTGAGGCTGATGGAGTAGTG GTGAACAACAATGCACAACATGCTTCACTCCTTGATAAAATTG ACTGCGGTGGAGCGTGCACTGCGAGGTGTCGTTTATCATCTCGGCCTCGGCTGTGCAAGAGGGCATGCGGGACTTGCTGCCAGCGTTGTAGCTGCGTCCCTCCCGGCACGGCTGGAAACTACGACGTCTGCCCCTGTTACGCTAGCCTCACCACCCACGGCG
- the LOC112170512 gene encoding tubulin beta chain, with amino-acid sequence MREILHIQGGQCGNQIGSKFWEVICDEHGVDPTGRYKGDGSSDLQLERINVYYNEASGGRYVPRAVLMDLEPGTMDSIRSGPFGQIFRPDNFVFGQSGAGNNWAKGHYTEGAELIDSVLDVVRKEAENCDCLQGFQVCHSLGGGTGSGMGTLLISKIREEYPDRMMLTFSVFPSPKVSDTVVEPYNATLSVHQLVENADECMVLDNEALYDICFRTLKLSTPSFGDLNHLISATMSGVTCCLRFPGQLNSDLRKLAVNLIPFPRLHFFMVGFAPLTSRGSQQYISLTVPELTQQMWDAKNMMCAADPRHGRYLTASAMFRGKMSTKEVDEQMINVQNKNSSYFVEWIPHNVKSSVCDIPPLGLKMASTFVGNSTSIQEMFRRVSEQFTAMFRRKAFLHWYTGEGMDEMEFTEAESNMNDLVAEYQQYQDATVEDEGEYEEDGVEGEYED; translated from the exons ATGAGAGAGATCCTCCACATCCAGGGCGGCCAATGCGGCAACCAAATCGGCTCCAAGTTCTGGGAGGTCATCTGCGACGAGCACGGCGTCGACCCCACCGGACGCTACAAGGGCGACGGCTCCTCCGATCTCCAGCTCGAGAGGATCAACGTCTATTACAATGAGGCCTCCGGCGGCAGGTACGTCCCCCGCGCCGTGCTCATGGATCTTGAGCCCGGAACCATGGACAGCATCAGATCCGGTCCCTTCGGACAGATCTTCCGCCCCGATAACTTCGTCTTCGGACAGTCCGGCGCCGGTAATAATTGGGCCAAAGGTCACTATACCGAAGGAGCTGAGCTGATCGATTCCGTTCTCGATGTCGTTCGCAAGGAGGCGGAGAACTGCGATTGCCTGCAAG GTTTCCAAGTGTGCCACTCACTTGGAGGAGGAACTGGTTCTGGCATGGGAACCCTTCTGATATCGAAGATCAGAGAGGAGTACCCTGACAGGATGATGCTTACATTCTCTGTGTTCCCATCTCCAAAGGTCTCGGACACTGTTGTGGAACCATACAATGCCACTCTTTCAGTGCACCAGTTGGTGGAGAATGCTGATGAATGCATGGTTCTAGATAACGAGGCTCTTTATGACATTTGCTTCAGAACCCTAAAACTCAGTACCCCAAGCT TCGGTGACCTAAACCATTTGATATCTGCAACTATGAGTGGTGTTACTTGCTGCCTAAGGTTCCCTGGTCAGCTGAACTCTGATCTCCGGAAGCTGGCTGTCAATCTCATTCCATTCCCACGTCTTCACTTCTTCATGGTTGGGTTTGCCCCACTCACATCTCGTGGTTCCCAGCAGTACATCTCCCTCACCGTGCCAGAGCTGACTCAGCAAATGTGGGAtgccaagaacatgatgtgtgCTGCTGACCCTCGCCACGGAAGGTACCTGACAGCCTCGGCCATGTTCAGGGGTAAGATGAGCACCAAAGAGGTGGACGAACAGATGATCAATGTGCAGAACAAGAACTCTTCCTACTTTGTTGAGTGGATTCCTCACAATGTGAAGTCCAGCGTTTGCGACATCCCCCCCCTGGGATTGAAAATGGCATCCACCTTTGTTGGTAACTCTACCTCAATCCAGGAGATGTTCAGGAGAGTGAGCGAGCAGTTCACAGCCATGTTCAGGCGCAAGGCCTTTTTGCATTGGTATACCGGAGAAGGTATGGACGAGATGGAGTTCACCGAAGCTGAGAGTAACATGAATGATTTGGTTGCCGAGTACCAGCAGTACCAGGATGCTACGGTTGAGGATGAAGGTGAATATGAAGAGGATGGTGTTGAAGGTGAGTATGAGGACTAA
- the LOC112173909 gene encoding uncharacterized protein LOC112173909 — protein MSMSKRSEPEKTHMPQRQQHPSFMRIDKQERQQQPKDQSFQAQDVCKQQKMGSFPVPDEIALRIASLLEVWDLCALACCCRCWKELCGSDCLWESLAKKRWASLEFSDESESESSSSTAIRRPKDKGWRPFYGEVHDHKAASAALVIDYVEKCSIYGSLEVAQYQRAIEDLHVMRFGYEDVVLLLLKPSLSVQINLLGLHYCMNWLKVPVKCVVKELRIRKLAERRVCVKWWTLGKWSNGYGIRMNDELHSHQFTLLDVALARAEEVLAVLYRGAIHEVLRVQITVAKPSSTPSSSLRIF, from the exons ATGTCAATGTCAAAGAGGTCCGAACCGGAGAAGACCCACATGCCCCAACGTCAGCAGCACCCATCATTTATGCGAATTGACAAACAAGAGAGGCAGCAACAACCCAAAGACCAAAGCTTTCAGGCACAAGACGTATGTAAGCAGCAGAAAATGGGTTCTTTTCCAGTCCCGGACGAGATTGCCCTCAGAATTGCTTCGTTACTTGAG GTGTGGGATttgtgtgcgttggcttgttgtTGTAGGTGTTGGAAGGAGCTTTGTGGGTCTGATTGCCTATGGGAGTCTCTAGCAAAAAAGAGATGGGCTTCTCTGGAATTCTCAGACGAGTCTGAGTCTGAGTCTTCATCTTCCACTGCAATCAGAAGGCCGAAGGACAAG GGGTGGAGGCCCTTTTACGGGGAGGTTCACGATCATAAGGCTGCTAGTGCTGCTTTGGTGATCGATTATGTGGAGAAATGCTCAATATATGGATCTCTTGAGGTTGCACAATATCAAAGGGCGATTGAAGACCTGCACGTGATGAGATTTGGATATGAGGATGTAGTATTGCTCCTTTTGAAGCCAAGTCTTAGTGTGCAGATCAATCTACTCGGTTTGCATTACTGCATGAATTGGCTTAAAGTGCCG GTCAAATGTGTTGTGAAAGAACTAAGAATTAGGAAGTTAGCGGAGCGGCGAGTTTGTGTTAAATGGTGGACGCTTGGCAAATGGTCCAACGGTTACGGTATTCGCATGAATGACGAACTACATTCTCATCAATTCACATTGTTAGATGTTGCACTTGCAAGAGCAGAGGAGGTTCTTGCAGTGCTGTATCGAGGTGCTATTCATGAGGTACTACGTGTTCAGATTACAGTGGCAAAGCCCTCAAGTACACCTTCATCTTCCCTACGTATATTCTGA
- the LOC112172202 gene encoding nucleolar protein dao-5 translates to MASDDDEKSLGSLIRNKKKQNGNGAAAIAKPKVKKEELNNGSGSPKPKPRNPIVKKQEKQNESDDEDEKPIGRTKPRKAPVKKEDKDDDSDDDKPLAKKSSNSKADKNVKRKREEAAATPEKKKKREKKVYDLPGQKRDAPEERDPLRIFYETLYEQLPNSEMAQVWLMESGLLPKEEAKKVFEKKQNSRHLQKISSPIKAVASGRKTTTVSTTNRGGSSVKKTTTSVTVKKKTTSTPVSSNKKKPTPASKGASNLSKKRKKDDESSESESDDDFVISERPKKRQAA, encoded by the exons ATGGCCTCCGACGACGACGAGAAGTCGCTGGGTTCGTTGATCCGcaacaagaagaaacaaaatggGAATGGAGCAGCGGCAATAGCGAAGCCGAaggtgaagaaagaagagctcAATAACGGTTCTGGTAGCCCAAAGCCCAAGCCCAGAAACCCAATTGTGAAAAAGCAAGAGAAGCAGAACGAAAgcgatgatgaagatgagaagCCAATTGGTCGCACGAAGCCCAGAAAAGCCCCAGTTAAGAAGGAAGACAAGGACGATGATAGCGATGATGATAAGCCCCTAGCTAAGAAAAGCTCCAATTCTAAGGCCGATAAG AAtgtgaagagaaagagagaagaggcGGCGGCGACaccggagaagaagaagaagagggagaagaAGGTGTATGATTTGCCTGGTCAGAAGAGAGACGCTCCTGAAGAG AGAGACCCACTTAGGATTTTTTACGAGACGCTTTATGAGCAGCTTCCCAATAGCGAAATGGCACAGGTCTG GCTGATGGAGTCGGGTTTGCTACCTAAAGAGGAGGCAAAGAAAGTGTTTGAGAAGAAGCAGAATAGTCGTCACCTTCAAAAAATCAGTTCTCCAATTAAAGCTGTAGCTTCTGGAAGGAAGACCACAACAGTCAGTACTACAAATAGAGGTGGATCTTCTGTAAAGAAGACCACAACATCAGTTACTGTCAAGAAAAAGACAACATCAACCCCGGTTTCCTCAAATAAAAAGAAGCCAACACCAGCCTCCAAGGGCGCATCAAATCTGTCTAAGAAGCGGAAGAAAGATGATGAAAGCTCAGAGAGCGAGTCTGATGATGACTTTGTGATATCCGAGAGACCAAAGAAAAGGCAGGCAGCTTAG
- the LOC112171748 gene encoding uncharacterized protein LOC112171748, protein MEVVPDNCWAAVQKPKGNLRGSLEEDKLPIILQFYKSSILHSAVSDPGVLETPSTLLEQREIWVKFSHFKQQLSNNYDSNREYEVLISESLSSMGVPQDEHPTAVHKLFQVVEAAVDPDLHVVVGVFGITHRVIGDEDGHESCRPNSILASRSSIEGLEQVTLNSDIITCSPSCAICLEDFEQEPITRLPYRHHFHVHCIVQCLEISHMCPLCRYPMPTEED, encoded by the exons ATGGAA GTGGTACCTGATAATTGTTGGGCTGCGGTGCAAAAACCGAAAGGCAACCTCAGAGGGTCTTTGGAGGAGGACAAGCTTCCAATCATATTGCAGTTCTACAAGTCAAGCATATTGCATAGTGCGGTCAGCGATCCAGGTGTTCTTGAAACCCCTAGTACTTTACTAGAGCAAAGAGAAATTTGGGTAAAGTTTTCTCATTTCAAGCAACAATTATCCAACAACTACGACAGTAATAGGGAGTATGAAGTGCTCATCTCCGAGTCTCTTTCGAGTATGGGTGTGCCCCAAGATGAGCATCCTACTGCTGTTCACAAGCTCTTCCAGGTGGTTGAGGCCGCCGTGGACCCCGACCTCCATGTTGTAGTGGGTGTGTTTGGCATAACTCATCGCGTCATTGGTGATGAGGATGGACATGAATCATGTAGACCTAATTCGATTCTTGCGAGCAGATCGTCAATCGAGGGTTTGGAGCAAGTGACACTCAATAGTGATATTATCACATGCTCGCCCTCCTGTGCTATTTGTTTGGAGGATTTTGAACAAGAACCCATTACTCGGTTGCCCTACCGACACCATTTTCATGTACACTGCATTGTTCAATGCCTAGAGATTAGCCACATGTGTCCCCTCTGCCGATACCCAATGCCAACAGAAGAAGATTAA